Proteins encoded within one genomic window of Granulicella pectinivorans:
- the argG gene encoding argininosuccinate synthase, producing MSTILEHLPAGQKVGIAFSGGLDTSAALHWMKQKGAVPYAYTANLGQPDESDYDEIPRKAMEYGAEKARLIDCREPLVREGLAALQSGAFHITTAGVTYFNTTPIGRAVTGTMLVTAMKEDGVNIWGDGSTYKGNDIERFYRYGLLVNPELKVYKPWLDQMFIDELGGRAEMSAFMTKAGFGYKMSAEKAYSTDSNILGATHEAKDLEHLNSSMKIVVPIMGVAFWKDDVEVQREEITVRFEEGWPVALNGVEYSDIVELMLEANRIGGRHGLGMSDQIENRIIEAKSRGIYESPGLALLYIAYERLITGIHNEDTIEQYRENGRKLGRLLYQGRWFDPQAIMLREAAQRWVAKPVTGTVTVELRRGNDYSILNTESDNLTFKPERLTMEKGESTFSPRDRIGQLTMRNLDIQDTREKLLTYAKSGLMTLSSGATMPQLKSGTDKD from the coding sequence ATGTCCACCATTCTTGAGCATCTGCCCGCGGGGCAGAAAGTCGGTATCGCGTTTTCGGGAGGGCTGGACACCAGCGCCGCCCTCCACTGGATGAAGCAGAAGGGCGCGGTGCCGTATGCGTATACGGCCAACCTGGGCCAGCCGGACGAGAGCGACTACGACGAGATTCCGCGCAAGGCGATGGAGTATGGAGCGGAAAAGGCGCGGCTGATCGACTGCCGGGAACCGTTGGTGAGGGAAGGGCTCGCTGCACTCCAGTCCGGGGCGTTTCATATTACGACCGCTGGTGTGACGTACTTCAATACGACTCCCATTGGGCGGGCTGTGACCGGCACGATGCTGGTGACGGCGATGAAGGAAGATGGCGTCAACATCTGGGGCGATGGCAGCACATACAAAGGCAACGATATCGAGCGGTTCTACCGGTATGGATTGCTGGTGAATCCGGAGCTGAAGGTCTACAAGCCGTGGCTGGACCAGATGTTTATCGATGAACTCGGCGGTCGCGCGGAGATGTCCGCGTTTATGACCAAGGCCGGGTTTGGGTACAAGATGTCGGCCGAGAAGGCGTATTCGACGGACTCGAATATCCTGGGCGCTACGCATGAGGCGAAGGACCTGGAGCACCTGAACAGCAGCATGAAGATCGTGGTGCCGATCATGGGCGTGGCGTTCTGGAAGGACGATGTCGAGGTCCAGCGCGAGGAGATCACGGTCCGGTTCGAAGAGGGCTGGCCGGTGGCGCTGAACGGCGTGGAGTACTCCGATATCGTCGAGCTGATGCTGGAGGCCAACCGGATTGGCGGGCGGCATGGTTTGGGTATGAGTGACCAGATCGAGAACCGGATTATCGAAGCGAAGAGCCGCGGCATCTATGAGTCGCCGGGGCTGGCGCTGTTGTATATCGCGTATGAGCGTTTGATTACGGGCATTCATAACGAGGACACGATTGAGCAGTATCGGGAGAATGGCCGCAAGCTGGGGCGTTTGCTGTACCAGGGCCGCTGGTTCGATCCGCAGGCGATCATGCTGCGGGAGGCCGCGCAGCGGTGGGTGGCGAAGCCGGTCACCGGGACGGTGACGGTCGAGCTGCGGCGGGGGAACGATTACTCGATTCTGAACACGGAGTCCGATAACCTCACGTTCAAGCCGGAGCGGCTGACGATGGAGAAGGGTGAGTCGACGTTCTCACCGCGGGACCGGATCGGGCAGTTGACGATGCGGAATCTGGATATTCAGGACACGCGGGAAAAGCTGCTGACCTACGCCAAGAGTGGATTGATGACGCTGAGCTCGGGGGCGACTATGCCGCAGCTCAAGTCAGGGACGGACAAAGACTAA
- a CDS encoding S41 family peptidase, producing the protein MPKSSKILLLAVSVALVLTIFLGVNSSGVSAATEPQDGAYRQINVYSEVLRHIQSDYVVTPNIDAVTNGALRGLLESLDSDSSYLTADDYKAYKANTAKAQVGINVSKRYGYATVVSVVPGSPADKANINDGDILEAIGTQDTRDMSLAMIQTLLMGAPGSELSVSVVRPRGKQTPEKITMSRLVVSVPATSETMYENSSILYLKPGILDHEHVQQIEAKLKGMNKAGNKKVLLDLREVAAGDNAEAARLTNFFLKSGTIATLVGQKITTQLMAADANKVIAPTAPLAVLVNHGTAGPAELVAAALLDNKRADVIGEKTFGAGAQTKTFELPDGAALILSVGKYQTPAGKKIEDEGVTPGLMVASAADDLPVVDDDGDGTAAPAPATPKASQSDEQLKKAIDVLKAKAA; encoded by the coding sequence ATGCCGAAGAGTTCGAAGATTCTCCTTCTTGCCGTTTCCGTTGCGCTTGTCCTGACGATCTTTCTGGGAGTGAACTCCTCGGGGGTGTCGGCGGCTACGGAGCCCCAGGATGGCGCTTACCGGCAGATTAACGTGTACTCCGAGGTTCTGCGGCATATCCAGTCGGACTATGTCGTGACGCCGAATATCGACGCGGTGACGAATGGCGCGCTGCGCGGGCTGCTGGAGTCGCTGGATTCGGATTCGAGCTACCTGACGGCGGACGATTACAAGGCTTACAAGGCGAATACGGCCAAGGCGCAGGTGGGGATCAACGTCTCCAAGCGCTACGGCTATGCGACGGTCGTCTCGGTGGTTCCGGGCAGCCCGGCGGATAAGGCCAACATCAATGATGGCGACATTCTGGAGGCGATCGGCACGCAGGACACGCGGGATATGTCGCTGGCGATGATTCAGACGCTGCTGATGGGCGCTCCGGGGAGCGAACTTTCGGTTTCAGTGGTCAGGCCGCGCGGTAAGCAGACACCGGAAAAGATTACGATGTCGCGACTGGTTGTTTCCGTGCCGGCGACCTCGGAGACGATGTATGAGAACTCGTCGATTCTGTACCTTAAGCCGGGGATTCTGGATCACGAGCATGTACAGCAGATCGAAGCCAAGCTGAAGGGCATGAACAAGGCCGGGAACAAGAAGGTTCTGTTGGATCTGCGTGAGGTTGCCGCGGGCGACAACGCCGAGGCTGCTCGTTTGACGAACTTCTTTTTAAAGTCGGGCACGATCGCCACGCTGGTGGGCCAGAAGATTACGACGCAGTTGATGGCGGCGGATGCGAACAAGGTGATTGCTCCGACGGCTCCGCTGGCGGTGCTGGTAAACCATGGCACGGCCGGTCCGGCGGAGCTGGTGGCGGCTGCGCTGCTGGATAACAAGCGGGCGGACGTGATTGGCGAGAAGACCTTTGGCGCAGGTGCGCAGACGAAGACGTTCGAGCTGCCGGATGGCGCGGCGCTGATTCTTTCGGTCGGCAAGTACCAGACGCCGGCGGGCAAGAAGATTGAGGACGAGGGGGTGACTCCTGGGCTGATGGTCGCTTCGGCGGCGGATGACCTTCCCGTAGTGGATGACGATGGGGATGGCACAGCTGCTCCGGCACCGGCGACGCCCAAGGCTTCGCAGTCGGATGAGCAGTTGAAGAAGGCGATCGATGTGCTGAAGGCCAAGGCCGCCTGA